The following coding sequences are from one Vulpes vulpes isolate BD-2025 chromosome 12, VulVul3, whole genome shotgun sequence window:
- the SLC35G6 gene encoding solute carrier family 35 member G6, whose protein sequence is MLQDHSPRFPGFRPARVPLLPELLSPSQAGSHPYFNLPDFTQPLPPSTPPSLPSHQRCRPSDATKGLLVALLGGGLPAGFVGPFSRMAYQASHLPSLELLICRCLFHLPIALILKLRGDPLLGPPDVRGRACLHALLNVLSIGCAYSAVQVVPAGNAATVRKGSSTVCSALLALCLESQGLSGYDWCGLLGSTLGLIIIVGPGLGTLQEGTTGLYTALGYVLAFLGGLALSLGLLVYRSLDFPSCLPTVAFLFGLVGLVGSVPGLFVLQTPVLPNDPLSWSCVGAVGILALVSFVCVSYAVTKAHPALVCAVLHSEVVVALMLQYYVLYETVAPSDIMGAGVVLGSIAIITAQNLSCEREGQVEE, encoded by the exons ATGCTCCAGGACCACTCACCCCGTTTC CCTGGGTTCCGCCCTGCCCGGGTCCCCCTATTGCCCGAGCTCCTTTCTCCCTCACAGGCTGGCAGTCACCCCTACTTCAACCTGCCCGACTTCACCCAGCCATTGCCGCCCTCCACTCCACCCAGCCTCCCCTCGCACCAGCGCTGCCGGCCCTCCGATGCCACCAAGGGCCTGCTTGTGGCCCTGCTGGGTGGGGGCCTGCCCGCTGGCTTCGTGGGCCCCTTCTCCCGTATGGCTTACCAGGCTTCTCACTTACCCTCGCTGGAGCTGCTCATCTGTCGCTGTCTCTTCCACCTCCCCATTGCCCTGATACTTAAACTGCGTGGTGACCCACTGTTGGGGCCTCCTGATGTCCGGGGCCGGGCCTGTCTCCACGCCCTGCTCAACGTCCTCAGCATTGGATGCGCCTACAGCGCGGTTCAGGTGGTGCCTGCTGGCAACGCGGCCACGGTCCGCAAAGGTTCTTCCACCGTCTGCTCTGCCCTCCTCGCCCTTTGCCTCGAGAGCCAGGGCCTCAGCGGCTACGACTGGTGTGGCCTGTTGGGCAGCACCCTGGGACTCATCATCATTGTGGGACCTGGACTAGGGACACTGCAGGAGGGGACCACAGGCCTCTACACCGCCCTGGGCTACGTGCTAGCGTTCCTGGGCGGCCTGGCACTGTCGCTGGGGCTTCTGGTGTATCGCTCCCTGGACTTCCCTTCTTGCCTACCCACAGTGGCCTTCCTGTTTGGCCTGGTGGGGCTGGTGGGCTCTGTGCCGGGCCTCTTTGTCCTGCAGACGCCTGTGCTGCCCAATGATCCTCTGAGTTGGAGCTGCGTGGGGGCAGTGGGGATCCTGGCCCTGGtctcctttgtgtgtgtgagcTACGCAGTCACTAAGGCCCACCCAGCCCTGGTGTGCGCCGTCCTGCACTCTGAGGTCGTGGTGGCCCTCATGCTGCAGTATTATGTACTCTATGAGACAGTGGCACCTTCTGACAtcatgggggcaggggtggtgttGGGCAGCATCGCCATCATCACCGCCCAGAACCTCAGCTGTgagagggaagggcaggtggAGGAGTGA